A stretch of the Arthrobacter stackebrandtii genome encodes the following:
- a CDS encoding VOC family protein: protein MQVSMPKDGEDQARMFYGQALGLTEVEKPPSLAGRGGCWFRAFEGSSVVAEIHLGVESVFMPAQKAHPGLVVASTAELEELADNIQSAGLELSWEERYTFEGYERFHCRDPFGNRVEILTALSD from the coding sequence GTGCAAGTTTCAATGCCCAAAGACGGCGAAGACCAAGCCCGGATGTTCTACGGGCAGGCCCTGGGGCTGACAGAGGTTGAAAAGCCGCCATCGCTGGCTGGCCGCGGCGGCTGTTGGTTCCGGGCGTTTGAGGGTTCCTCCGTCGTGGCGGAAATCCACTTGGGCGTCGAGTCTGTGTTCATGCCGGCCCAAAAAGCCCACCCCGGCCTTGTGGTTGCCTCCACGGCCGAGTTGGAGGAACTGGCGGACAACATTCAGTCGGCTGGCCTGGAGCTTTCATGGGAAGAGCGGTACACCTTTGAGGGCTACGAGCGGTTCCATTGCCGGGATCCCTTCGGCAACCGGGTTGAAATTCTCACCGCACTGAGCGACTGA
- a CDS encoding putative immunity protein, whose amino-acid sequence MILPDVRDPRLVGIRRGGTLGDGDHWLLALWAADCAEHVLHFFEEACGGDTRPREAIGAARAWALGQAKMMATRALGGHAMGAARPLRGAARFAAYAAGQAACVAHVPEHDLGAAAYAIKAVQAAAPSVRAKEAGRAERDWQRRQLPGGLYDLILEDQARRNDICWSVFSD is encoded by the coding sequence ATGATTCTCCCTGATGTTCGAGACCCGCGGCTCGTGGGCATCCGCCGTGGCGGGACTCTGGGCGATGGCGACCACTGGCTTCTCGCGCTGTGGGCGGCCGACTGTGCTGAACACGTCCTGCACTTCTTTGAGGAGGCCTGCGGCGGCGACACCCGTCCCCGCGAGGCAATCGGGGCCGCGCGTGCCTGGGCCCTCGGCCAGGCCAAGATGATGGCGACCCGAGCGTTGGGCGGGCACGCCATGGGGGCAGCGCGCCCGCTGCGGGGCGCCGCACGGTTTGCCGCCTATGCGGCCGGCCAGGCAGCCTGCGTCGCCCATGTGCCGGAGCACGACCTCGGCGCTGCCGCCTACGCCATCAAGGCCGTTCAGGCCGCGGCACCCAGCGTGCGGGCCAAAGAGGCGGGCCGCGCCGAGCGTGACTGGCAGCGCAGGCAGCTTCCCGGCGGCCTTTATGACCTCATACTCGAAGACCAGGCACGCCGCAATGACATCTGTTGGTCTGTGTTCAGTGATTGA
- a CDS encoding NUDIX domain-containing protein, which produces MDQAVGHQVSCGLLVRAGRVLLVHRSPTKPSHPNVWDLPGGHRQPGESGRQALVRELREELNVAISPPAGSAVHTRRDGGLFVEVWRIDDWDGDVVNAAPDEHDEIAWFSVDEANTLDLADRDYPALFARMLP; this is translated from the coding sequence ATGGATCAGGCCGTGGGGCACCAGGTTTCGTGCGGATTGCTGGTTCGGGCTGGGCGCGTGTTGCTCGTGCACCGGTCGCCAACCAAGCCTTCCCACCCCAATGTCTGGGACCTTCCTGGCGGGCATCGGCAGCCCGGCGAGAGTGGCAGGCAGGCACTTGTTCGCGAACTGAGGGAAGAACTGAACGTGGCAATCAGTCCGCCGGCCGGCAGTGCAGTTCATACTCGCCGCGATGGTGGTCTCTTCGTGGAGGTGTGGCGGATTGATGACTGGGATGGTGACGTGGTCAATGCTGCACCGGATGAACATGACGAAATCGCCTGGTTCAGCGTTGACGAGGCAAACACCCTGGACCTGGCCGATCGGGACTACCCGGCATTGTTCGCCCGCATGCTGCCTTGA